One genomic segment of Hydrocarboniclastica marina includes these proteins:
- a CDS encoding DEAD/DEAH box helicase yields MTNEALPVQFSNLGLPEHLLQTLIQVGYETPSPIQAQTIPILLQGHDLLGQAQTGTGKTAAFALPILAKLNTRNRATQALVLAPTRELAIQVAEACQTYARNLPGFQVVPIYGGAGYGNQLKQLRSGAQLVVGTPGRVMDHIRKGTLKLDSLEVLVLDEADEMLRMGFIDDVEWILERTPEKRQIALFSATMPREIQQVANKYLRDPQTVKIQSSTSTAPAINQRYWPVSGLSKLDALTRILEVEPIEGAIIFVRTKLATVELAEKLVARGFTAEALNGDMAQAQREKTIDRMRKGKLDILLATDVAARGIDIPRISHVINYDIPFDTESYVHRIGRTGRAGRTGEAILFVSNRERRMLGAIERATRQPIAVMNLPSESDINAQRVERFKAKIEQTLANENLDFYRQLLSDYQESTETPALEIAAALARIAQGDATLLVEPQKRTSEKSRERDGDRPKRQHAESQRDGGRTEAKRKLKQENLNDAQAKPLKNFPDVRMARYRIDVGYVNGVNPGQIVGAIANEANMDSAYIGHIEIFDDFTTVDLPAEIPKEVFQHLQRVRVCQRPLLLSVMRSDSAAGPKSSTGRSADPKPAGKSAGEKPVAPKRRVKPGKKKTDGSKPPRKPKKK; encoded by the coding sequence ATGACGAATGAAGCCCTTCCAGTCCAGTTTTCCAACCTTGGTTTACCCGAACATCTGCTCCAGACTCTAATCCAGGTAGGTTATGAGACGCCCTCGCCTATCCAGGCACAAACCATCCCCATTCTCCTGCAGGGCCACGATCTGCTCGGGCAGGCCCAGACTGGCACAGGGAAAACCGCAGCATTTGCCCTGCCAATACTCGCGAAACTGAATACCCGGAACCGCGCCACCCAGGCACTGGTTCTGGCGCCAACCCGGGAACTTGCGATTCAGGTGGCAGAGGCCTGCCAGACATACGCGCGCAATCTGCCCGGTTTCCAGGTAGTGCCAATATACGGTGGCGCCGGATATGGTAATCAGCTCAAACAGCTCCGTAGCGGCGCTCAACTGGTGGTGGGCACGCCGGGTCGGGTCATGGATCATATCCGCAAGGGCACTCTGAAGCTTGACAGCCTTGAAGTCCTGGTATTGGACGAAGCCGACGAAATGCTTCGGATGGGGTTTATCGATGATGTCGAGTGGATTCTTGAGCGAACGCCCGAAAAACGCCAGATAGCGCTCTTTTCTGCGACCATGCCCCGTGAGATTCAGCAGGTTGCGAACAAGTATCTGCGCGATCCGCAGACGGTCAAGATCCAGAGCAGCACATCCACTGCCCCTGCGATCAACCAACGTTACTGGCCAGTCAGCGGCCTGAGCAAGCTGGATGCGCTAACTCGCATCCTGGAAGTGGAGCCCATTGAAGGCGCCATCATTTTTGTCCGTACCAAACTCGCGACTGTAGAACTTGCGGAGAAGCTGGTGGCTCGCGGCTTTACTGCGGAAGCCCTGAATGGCGATATGGCCCAGGCCCAGCGGGAGAAAACAATCGACCGCATGCGCAAAGGCAAGCTCGACATTCTCCTGGCGACGGATGTCGCTGCCCGCGGCATTGATATTCCGCGCATTAGTCACGTCATAAACTATGACATCCCGTTCGATACTGAGTCCTATGTACACAGAATCGGCCGTACCGGCCGCGCCGGTAGAACGGGGGAGGCGATACTCTTCGTCTCGAATCGCGAGCGACGGATGCTCGGAGCCATCGAACGAGCGACGCGGCAGCCAATCGCGGTGATGAACCTGCCTTCAGAAAGCGACATAAATGCCCAGAGGGTTGAAAGGTTCAAAGCAAAAATAGAACAGACGCTGGCGAATGAAAATCTCGATTTCTACCGACAGCTACTGAGCGACTATCAGGAAAGCACAGAGACACCCGCCCTTGAAATTGCTGCAGCGCTGGCCCGCATTGCGCAAGGCGACGCTACCCTTCTGGTTGAGCCGCAAAAAAGAACATCAGAAAAGAGCCGTGAACGTGACGGTGATCGACCGAAGCGACAGCATGCTGAGTCTCAGCGAGATGGCGGCCGCACTGAGGCAAAGCGGAAGCTCAAGCAGGAGAACCTTAATGATGCCCAGGCAAAGCCACTGAAGAATTTTCCCGACGTCCGTATGGCCCGATATCGCATAGACGTCGGCTACGTCAACGGGGTCAACCCGGGTCAGATAGTTGGCGCTATCGCCAATGAGGCGAACATGGACAGCGCCTACATTGGTCACATAGAGATCTTTGACGATTTCACGACAGTAGATCTGCCCGCCGAGATACCGAAGGAAGTTTTCCAGCACCTGCAGAGGGTTCGGGTGTGTCAGCGACCGCTGCTACTGAGCGTGATGCGAAGCGACAGTGCAGCGGGGCCCAAGTCTTCGACAGGTAGATCGGCAGATCCAAAGCCCGCTGGTAAGTCAGCAGGTGAAAAGCCTGTCGCTCCCAAGCGGCGGGTGAAACCCGGCAAAAAGAAAACGGACGGCTCCAAGCCACCCCGAAAACCAAAGAAGAAGTAG
- a CDS encoding DUF1622 domain-containing protein, with protein sequence MSELIVPMAEWSAAIIEALGIGIIVIAALYTVLLAALRLGRRENMTAIMPDVRQRLGRGILLGLEFLVAADIIHTVAVELTFETVGVLATIVLIRTFLSFTLDLELTGKWPWQQTDKSHPSP encoded by the coding sequence GATGGCGGAATGGAGCGCCGCAATTATTGAAGCGCTGGGCATCGGCATTATCGTCATTGCCGCACTCTACACCGTTCTATTGGCGGCATTAAGGCTGGGCCGGCGCGAAAACATGACCGCCATCATGCCGGATGTCAGGCAGCGCCTGGGGCGTGGCATATTGCTCGGGCTTGAATTCCTGGTGGCCGCAGACATTATCCACACCGTCGCTGTAGAACTCACCTTCGAGACGGTAGGGGTGCTGGCGACTATTGTCCTGATCAGAACCTTCCTCAGCTTCACACTGGATCTGGAACTGACAGGTAAATGGCCGTGGCAGCAAACAGACAAGTCACACCCGTCGCCGTGA